The following are encoded together in the bacterium genome:
- a CDS encoding DUF4105 domain-containing protein, producing MMRVVGRGLVVLVALAVVAWGAGALHFAGPGGGHVPDVLAGVWVAGTLAILGAVRPFGRKMVAFGLAVALLFGWWATVLPSNDRNWSPDVARLPHGEVHGDLLTLHDVRDFDYRSETDWTERWETRTYDLAKLEGVDLFLSYWGSPAIAHTIMSWRFSDRQHLAISIELRKEVGEVYSPIAGFFRHYELYYVVADERDLVRLRTNYRGENVFVYPLRMPASRARKVLLDYVARMNALVTQPAFYNTLTQNCTTTIRTHILHIGGSMPLDYRLLANGYSDQLLYEREAIDTSRPFELVRANASIDARAKAADQDPAFSDRIRDGVAVPPPWPDPAP from the coding sequence GTGATGCGCGTCGTCGGGCGGGGACTCGTCGTCCTCGTCGCCCTCGCCGTCGTCGCGTGGGGCGCGGGCGCGCTGCACTTCGCCGGACCCGGCGGCGGGCACGTTCCCGACGTGCTGGCAGGCGTCTGGGTCGCCGGCACGCTCGCGATCCTCGGCGCGGTACGGCCCTTCGGCCGCAAGATGGTGGCCTTCGGGCTCGCCGTCGCGCTCCTCTTCGGCTGGTGGGCCACGGTCCTGCCGAGCAACGACCGCAACTGGTCGCCCGACGTCGCCCGCCTGCCCCACGGCGAGGTGCACGGCGACCTGCTCACGCTCCACGACGTCCGCGACTTCGACTATCGCTCCGAAACGGACTGGACCGAGCGCTGGGAGACGCGCACCTACGACCTCGCGAAGCTCGAGGGCGTCGACCTGTTCCTCTCCTACTGGGGGTCGCCCGCGATCGCGCACACGATCATGAGCTGGCGGTTCTCGGACAGGCAGCATCTCGCGATCTCGATCGAGCTGCGCAAGGAGGTCGGCGAGGTGTACTCGCCCATCGCCGGCTTCTTCCGGCACTACGAGCTGTACTACGTCGTCGCCGACGAGCGGGATCTCGTGCGCCTGCGCACCAACTATCGAGGCGAGAACGTCTTCGTCTACCCGCTGCGCATGCCCGCCTCGCGCGCACGCAAGGTGCTGCTCGACTACGTGGCGCGCATGAACGCCCTCGTCACCCAGCCGGCGTTCTACAACACCCTGACGCAGAACTGCACGACGACGATCCGCACGCACATCCTGCACATCGGCGGCTCGATGCCGCTCGACTACCGCCTGCTCGCGAACGGCTACTCCGACCAGCTCCTCTACGAGCGCGAGGCGATCGACACGAGCCGCCCCTTCGAGCTGGTGCGTGCCAACGCCTCGATCGACGCGCGGGCGAAGGCGGCCGACCAGGACCCGGCGTTCTCCGATCGCATCCGCGACGGCGTCGCAGTGCCGCCGCCGTGGCCGGACCCTGCACCGTAG
- a CDS encoding MMPL family transporter, protein MLSRKTIEAYLFFLLRHKVAVSLVVAAMTLGLAWLTYTRMHVRPDFASLYPPKHPYIQLYNAYRHMFGTAFTVQIVVEVKDGTIFDDPETVRKVDRITVELLQEVPGVNGEQIISITHPKLKTTMTAGSGIKVVPLMYPRLPETAEDLAFLKQKVYTTEGVHGFFVSEDDKATQIVAGFWEEYFDVETMWKKLQAMKEREEDANHHIYITGMPVLFGYFQEIMPQMVNVLAASIVMILLILWIEFRSWQGVVIPAFSGALSAIWGLGFAAMFGINLDPLVLVIPLLITARAHSHSVQSMERYHEEYHRLRDKNQAIVKSYTEIYAPAMVSLAADGLAVLTLLVARIPIIQKLALLCFFWIASIFVSVVTLHPIILAYTPPPEEADIGKPGPLERFMSWMVLVSIGWIVWLYGWMPGEPLVAMLAFTALGALADFLGFVLPVYSHVGRAVSLFLDAFGSLCGMLYLRIERSLIWCSGGWRRIGMGLSLVALLVVGLYYQHQLKVGDTTPGAALLYADHPYNVAFARVNQKFTGASQLVIIAEGLAYCTVGEKPCEGDACTQCDPDVAGVCGATEKCVQREGAIKNADTLDNLDLFARYMGQRDEVGGTVTAASLLKKIFRTFREGDPKWEMLPTRNDHIAQLFFLLTSNTRRGEMDRFFDADYKNATVAIFYKDYTHETIMSSIARAKEYIAAHANDEHHVRYRLAGGLIGILAAVNEEVEWSYKVNLLLILVVVFLLSYATYVSVVGALIVMLPSLVAQPLSEAMMYLLGIDFNINSLPVAAVGIGIGIDYGYYVLSRIVEELKAGDEEGFDSAIRAMFETTGKTVLFTGVSLTASIIFWCFFPMKFQADMALLLVLLLGFHLLGALMFIPPMVSLFKPHFAVKYAEERRRIQRAEHAAAEAMTPRMGATGA, encoded by the coding sequence ATGCTCTCCCGTAAGACGATCGAGGCCTATCTCTTCTTCCTGCTCCGCCACAAAGTGGCGGTCTCCCTGGTCGTCGCGGCGATGACCCTCGGCCTGGCGTGGCTCACCTACACGCGGATGCACGTGCGGCCGGACTTCGCGAGCCTCTATCCGCCGAAGCATCCGTACATTCAGCTCTACAACGCCTACCGGCACATGTTCGGGACGGCGTTCACGGTCCAGATCGTCGTCGAGGTGAAGGACGGCACGATCTTCGACGACCCCGAGACGGTCCGGAAGGTCGACCGCATCACCGTCGAGCTGCTCCAGGAAGTGCCGGGCGTGAACGGCGAGCAGATCATCTCGATCACGCACCCGAAGCTGAAGACGACGATGACCGCGGGCTCGGGCATCAAGGTCGTGCCGCTGATGTATCCGCGGCTGCCCGAGACCGCCGAGGATTTGGCCTTCCTGAAGCAGAAGGTCTACACGACCGAGGGCGTCCACGGCTTCTTCGTCTCGGAGGACGACAAGGCCACCCAGATCGTCGCCGGCTTCTGGGAGGAGTACTTCGACGTCGAGACGATGTGGAAGAAGCTCCAGGCGATGAAGGAGCGCGAAGAGGACGCCAATCATCACATCTACATCACCGGCATGCCGGTGCTGTTCGGCTACTTCCAGGAGATCATGCCGCAGATGGTGAACGTCCTCGCGGCGTCCATCGTCATGATCCTCCTGATCCTCTGGATCGAGTTCCGCAGCTGGCAGGGGGTCGTCATCCCCGCCTTCTCGGGCGCGCTGTCGGCGATCTGGGGGCTCGGATTCGCGGCGATGTTCGGGATCAACCTCGATCCGCTGGTCCTCGTGATTCCGCTGCTCATCACGGCCAGAGCGCATTCGCACTCCGTGCAGTCGATGGAGCGCTATCACGAGGAGTACCATCGCCTGCGCGACAAGAATCAGGCGATCGTCAAGTCGTACACCGAGATCTACGCGCCGGCGATGGTGTCGCTCGCCGCCGACGGCCTCGCGGTCCTGACCCTCCTCGTGGCCCGCATCCCGATCATCCAGAAGCTCGCGTTGCTGTGCTTCTTCTGGATCGCGTCCATCTTCGTCAGCGTCGTCACGCTGCACCCGATCATCCTCGCCTACACGCCGCCGCCCGAGGAGGCCGACATCGGCAAGCCGGGGCCGCTCGAGCGCTTCATGTCGTGGATGGTGCTGGTGTCGATCGGGTGGATCGTGTGGCTCTACGGCTGGATGCCGGGAGAGCCGCTGGTCGCCATGCTGGCCTTCACGGCGCTCGGTGCGCTGGCCGACTTCCTCGGCTTCGTGCTGCCGGTCTACAGCCATGTCGGCCGCGCCGTCAGCCTCTTCCTCGACGCGTTCGGGTCGCTCTGCGGCATGCTCTACCTCCGGATCGAGCGCTCCCTCATCTGGTGCTCCGGCGGCTGGCGGCGCATCGGCATGGGGCTCTCGCTGGTCGCCCTGCTCGTCGTCGGCCTCTACTACCAGCACCAGCTGAAGGTCGGCGACACCACGCCCGGGGCGGCGCTGCTCTACGCCGACCATCCGTACAACGTGGCCTTCGCGCGCGTGAACCAGAAGTTCACCGGCGCGAGCCAGCTCGTCATCATCGCCGAGGGACTCGCGTACTGCACCGTCGGCGAGAAGCCCTGCGAGGGCGACGCCTGCACGCAGTGCGATCCCGACGTCGCGGGCGTGTGCGGGGCGACGGAGAAGTGCGTCCAGCGCGAGGGCGCGATCAAGAACGCCGACACGCTCGACAACCTCGACCTGTTCGCGCGCTACATGGGGCAACGCGACGAGGTCGGCGGCACGGTCACCGCGGCGTCGCTCCTCAAGAAGATCTTCCGCACGTTCCGCGAAGGCGATCCCAAGTGGGAGATGCTGCCGACGCGCAACGACCACATCGCGCAGCTCTTCTTCCTGCTGACGTCGAACACGCGGCGCGGCGAGATGGACCGCTTCTTCGACGCCGACTACAAGAACGCGACCGTCGCGATCTTCTACAAGGACTACACCCACGAGACGATCATGTCGTCGATCGCCCGCGCCAAGGAGTACATCGCGGCGCACGCGAACGACGAGCACCACGTCCGCTATCGTCTGGCCGGCGGCCTCATCGGCATCCTCGCCGCGGTCAACGAGGAGGTGGAGTGGTCGTACAAGGTCAACCTCCTCCTGATCCTCGTGGTGGTGTTCCTCTTGAGCTACGCGACCTACGTATCGGTGGTCGGCGCGCTCATCGTGATGCTGCCGTCGCTGGTGGCGCAGCCGCTCAGCGAGGCGATGATGTATCTGCTCGGCATCGACTTCAACATCAACTCGCTGCCCGTCGCCGCGGTCGGCATCGGCATCGGCATCGACTACGGCTACTACGTGCTCTCGCGCATCGTGGAGGAGCTGAAGGCGGGCGACGAGGAGGGCTTCGACAGCGCCATCCGCGCGATGTTCGAGACCACCGGGAAGACGGTGCTCTTCACCGGCGTCTCGCTCACCGCCAGCATCATCTTCTGGTGCTTCTTCCCGATGAAGTTCCAGGCGGACATGGCGCTGCTGCTGGTGCTGCTGCTCGGCTTCCACCTTCTCGGCGCGCTCATGTTCATCCCGCCCATGGTGTCGCTCTTCAAGCCGCACTTCGCGGTGAAGTACGCCGAGGAGCGCCGCCGGATCCAGCGCGCCGAGCACGCCGCGGCCGAGGCGATGACCCCGCGCATGGGCGCGACGGGCGCATAG
- a CDS encoding TIGR03617 family F420-dependent LLM class oxidoreductase, which yields MRIDAGLTITQLADVPQRARELEALGYDGLFTFEGQTDPFLPLVLAAEHTTRPQLMTAVALAFPRSPMTLAYVGHDLQVQSSGRFVLGLGAQIRVHVEKRYGAAWNPPVARMREYVLALRAIWRCWNEGERLDFRGKYWTHTLMTPIFVPPPSPWGPPKVFLAAVQPRMTEVAGEVADGVFVHPFHSTRFLDERLLPALGLGLAKSGRARGDVEIGAQVLLVTGVDDEAMAQSAVMVRQQLAFYASTPAYRPVLEVHGWGDLQTELHALTKQGRWVEMGDRITDDMLDTFAVRGTPEELPAKLRARYGRRVERLSLSTYSGLETSDRARWRAVVAALR from the coding sequence ATGCGCATCGACGCCGGTCTCACGATCACCCAGCTCGCGGACGTGCCGCAGCGCGCCCGCGAGCTGGAGGCGCTCGGCTACGACGGCCTCTTCACCTTCGAGGGCCAGACCGATCCGTTCCTGCCGCTGGTGCTCGCCGCCGAGCACACGACGCGGCCGCAGCTGATGACCGCCGTCGCGCTCGCGTTCCCGCGCAGCCCGATGACGCTGGCCTACGTCGGCCACGACCTCCAGGTGCAGTCGAGCGGGCGCTTCGTGCTCGGGCTCGGCGCGCAGATCCGGGTCCACGTCGAGAAGCGCTACGGCGCGGCGTGGAACCCGCCCGTCGCCCGCATGCGCGAGTACGTGCTCGCCCTGCGCGCCATCTGGCGCTGCTGGAACGAGGGCGAGCGTCTCGACTTCCGCGGCAAGTACTGGACGCACACCCTGATGACGCCGATCTTCGTGCCGCCGCCGTCGCCGTGGGGGCCGCCGAAGGTCTTCCTCGCCGCCGTCCAGCCGCGCATGACCGAGGTGGCGGGCGAGGTCGCGGACGGCGTCTTCGTCCACCCGTTCCACTCGACGCGCTTCCTCGACGAGCGTCTGCTGCCGGCGCTCGGCCTCGGCCTCGCGAAGAGCGGGCGCGCGCGCGGCGACGTCGAGATCGGCGCCCAGGTGCTGCTCGTCACCGGCGTCGACGACGAGGCCATGGCGCAGAGCGCCGTGATGGTGCGCCAGCAGCTCGCGTTCTACGCCTCCACGCCGGCGTACCGTCCCGTGCTCGAGGTGCACGGCTGGGGCGATCTCCAGACCGAGCTGCACGCGCTCACCAAGCAGGGGCGGTGGGTCGAGATGGGCGATCGCATCACCGACGACATGCTCGACACCTTCGCCGTGCGCGGCACCCCCGAGGAGCTGCCGGCGAAGCTACGGGCGCGCTACGGCCGCCGCGTCGAGCGCCTCAGCCTGTCGACCTACTCGGGGCTCGAGACCAGCGACCGGGCGCGGTGGCGCGCGGTCGTCGCGGCGCTGCGCTAG
- a CDS encoding glucosidase, which translates to MSAEHERLEACRREAVPWRRWGPYLSERQWGTVREDYSPDGSAWESFPHDHARSRAYRWGEDGIAGWSDDQQRLCFALALWNGKDPILKERMFGLANGEGNHGEDVKEYWFYLDGTPTHSYMRCLYKYPQRAFPYADLVETNRARTRTELEYELLDTGVFADDRYFDVEVEYAKASPEDTLVRITAHNRGPDAAVLHLLPTLWFRNTWSHRPDAERPLLWDAAGVVIAEHPALGTMHLHVEDVATLVFTENETNTARLGGRPNATPWVKDAFHTWLVDGRPGAVNPGRRGTKAAAHRRAEVPAGGTMVMRLRLRRPDATDPFADFDASVATRRAEADAFHDTLAPAALGEDGRRVLRQSVAGMLWGKQYYYFDVDQWLREHGASPSLPRRLGQRNGDWFHMLNDDVISMPDKWEYPWYAAWDLAFHAVALAPVDVDFAKSQLTLMLRELYLHPNGQMPAYEWNFGDVNPPVHAWAVYHVWAMERAMRGTGDHAFLRDAFHKLLVNFTWWVNRKDPTGRNVFEGGFLGLDNIGVFDRSKPLPTGGHLEQADGTAWMALFCQSMLQIALELAADDPLYEDLALKFVEHFLWIAAAMDRMGEAHDDLWDDEDGFFYDLLRLPDGTAMRLKVRSLVGLLPLCATTVFPAGLETRFPNLLARIRRFLARRPEVTEGIAPLAPGLGGRRMLGILGPDKLRRVLARLLDEDEFLSPHGIRALSRHHLRHPFVFVAGGEEHRVAYEPAESTSGLFGGNSNWRGPVWMPMNLLIVRALVQLYAYHGDDFRVECPTGSGRMCTLYEVAMEVVRRLNGIFLRGADGRRPVFGGAEKFQADPYWRDHLLFYEYFHGDDGAGIGASHQTGWTGLVGRLIALSADMTPEAARSHEGVVAVVRPALPGRA; encoded by the coding sequence ATGTCCGCCGAGCACGAGCGACTCGAAGCATGCCGCCGCGAGGCGGTCCCGTGGCGCCGCTGGGGGCCGTACCTCAGCGAGCGCCAGTGGGGCACCGTGCGCGAGGACTACAGTCCCGACGGCTCGGCCTGGGAGTCGTTTCCGCACGATCATGCGCGCTCGCGCGCGTATCGTTGGGGCGAGGACGGCATCGCCGGCTGGTCCGACGACCAGCAGCGGCTCTGCTTCGCGCTCGCGCTCTGGAACGGCAAGGACCCGATCCTGAAGGAGCGCATGTTCGGGCTCGCCAACGGCGAGGGCAACCACGGCGAGGACGTGAAGGAGTACTGGTTCTACCTCGACGGCACGCCGACCCATTCGTACATGCGCTGCCTCTACAAATACCCGCAGCGCGCCTTCCCCTATGCCGACCTCGTCGAGACCAACCGCGCGCGCACGCGCACCGAGCTCGAGTACGAGCTGCTCGACACGGGCGTCTTCGCCGACGACCGCTACTTCGACGTCGAGGTCGAGTACGCGAAGGCGTCGCCCGAGGACACCCTGGTGCGCATCACGGCGCACAACCGCGGCCCCGACGCGGCGGTGCTGCACCTCCTGCCGACGCTGTGGTTCCGCAACACGTGGTCCCATCGGCCCGACGCCGAGCGCCCTCTCCTCTGGGACGCGGCCGGCGTGGTGATCGCCGAGCACCCGGCGCTCGGCACGATGCACCTCCACGTCGAGGACGTCGCGACGCTCGTCTTCACCGAGAACGAGACCAACACCGCGCGCCTCGGCGGACGACCCAACGCGACGCCGTGGGTGAAGGACGCCTTCCACACCTGGCTCGTCGACGGCCGTCCCGGCGCGGTGAATCCGGGCCGCCGCGGTACGAAGGCGGCGGCACACCGCCGCGCCGAGGTGCCGGCGGGCGGGACGATGGTGATGCGCCTGCGCCTGCGGCGCCCCGACGCGACCGACCCGTTCGCCGACTTCGACGCCAGCGTCGCGACGCGCCGGGCGGAGGCCGACGCCTTCCACGACACGCTCGCGCCCGCGGCCCTCGGCGAGGACGGCCGCCGCGTGCTGCGCCAGTCGGTCGCCGGGATGCTCTGGGGCAAGCAGTACTACTACTTCGACGTCGACCAGTGGCTGCGCGAGCACGGCGCCAGCCCGTCGCTGCCGCGCCGCCTCGGGCAGCGCAACGGCGACTGGTTCCACATGCTCAACGACGACGTCATCTCGATGCCCGACAAGTGGGAGTACCCGTGGTACGCGGCGTGGGACCTCGCCTTCCACGCGGTCGCGCTGGCGCCCGTCGACGTCGACTTCGCGAAGAGCCAGCTCACGCTCATGCTGCGCGAGCTGTACCTCCACCCGAACGGCCAGATGCCCGCCTACGAGTGGAACTTCGGCGACGTCAACCCGCCGGTGCACGCGTGGGCCGTCTATCACGTGTGGGCGATGGAGCGGGCGATGCGCGGCACCGGCGACCACGCCTTCCTGCGCGACGCCTTCCACAAGCTGCTCGTCAACTTCACCTGGTGGGTGAACCGCAAGGATCCGACCGGGCGCAACGTCTTCGAGGGCGGCTTCCTCGGGCTCGACAACATCGGCGTCTTCGACCGCTCGAAGCCGCTGCCGACCGGCGGCCACCTCGAGCAGGCCGACGGCACGGCGTGGATGGCGCTCTTCTGCCAGAGCATGCTCCAGATCGCGCTCGAGCTGGCTGCCGACGATCCGTTGTACGAGGATCTCGCCCTCAAGTTCGTCGAGCACTTCCTGTGGATCGCCGCCGCGATGGACCGCATGGGCGAGGCGCACGACGACCTCTGGGACGACGAGGACGGCTTCTTCTACGACCTGCTGCGCCTGCCCGACGGCACGGCGATGCGCCTCAAGGTGCGCTCGCTCGTCGGGCTCCTGCCGCTCTGCGCGACCACGGTCTTCCCCGCCGGGCTCGAGACGCGCTTCCCGAACCTGCTCGCGCGCATCCGGCGCTTCCTCGCGCGGCGGCCGGAGGTCACGGAAGGCATCGCGCCGCTGGCGCCGGGGCTCGGCGGGCGGCGGATGCTCGGCATCCTCGGGCCCGACAAGCTCCGCCGCGTGCTGGCCCGTCTCCTCGACGAAGACGAGTTCCTCTCGCCGCACGGCATTCGCGCGCTCTCGCGCCACCACCTGCGCCACCCGTTCGTCTTCGTCGCCGGCGGCGAGGAGCACCGCGTGGCCTACGAGCCGGCGGAGTCGACGTCGGGCCTCTTCGGCGGCAACTCCAACTGGCGCGGTCCGGTGTGGATGCCGATGAACCTCCTCATCGTGCGCGCGCTGGTGCAGCTGTACGCCTACCACGGCGACGATTTCCGGGTGGAATGTCCGACCGGCTCGGGGCGGATGTGCACGCTCTACGAGGTCGCCATGGAGGTGGTGCGCCGGCTGAACGGCATCTTCCTGCGCGGCGCCGACGGCCGCCGTCCCGTGTTCGGCGGCGCGGAGAAGTTCCAGGCCGATCCGTACTGGCGCGATCACCTGCTCTTCTACGAGTACTTCCACGGCGACGACGGTGCCGGCATCGGCGCCAGCCACCAGACGGGGTGGACCGGGCTCGTCGGCCGCCTGATCGCACTCTCCGCGGACATGACGCCCGAGGCAGCACGCAGCCACGAGGGCGTGGTCGCCGTCGTGCGGCCGGCGCTGCCGGGGCGGGCGTAG
- a CDS encoding AMP-binding protein encodes MPPLRSTRPPARAAAWRASGAWRDETLWEAFAATVARAPACTALIEDAHRLDFATLAARAERLAAGLAARGIGAGDVVAFQLPNWWETVVVFFAAARLGATAQPVLPIAGAHELRFMLRQSGARALFVPGRWRDVDHRALVATVRADLPALAHVVVVRDAPSAAMETWDVVAAGVAVAPSPPHDPDAVALLIYTSGTTAEPKGVLHTHATLLAEAHSLGPVHGLAPGDVTLMPSPLTHVSGIVHAMLVPAALGTTAVLMPRWDPARALALIAAEHVTYMVGAPTFLRDLASHPALADTDVTSFRLFSCGGADVDPALVAEAAARLGCVAKRVYGSTEFPTITTTAPDDPPARRVDSEGRAIGAAEMRVVDEDGAPVAAGAEGEVVAVGPECFLGYLDATANAEAFTPDGWFRTGDLGVADADGFLRITGRKKDILIRKGENVSAREVEELLVTHPAVAEAALVGVPDAAAGELIGAVLRLHPGAPSPTLAELATHLLARGLSKRKLPERLAIVDAFPRTASGKIVKRALRDGPWR; translated from the coding sequence GTGCCGCCGCTTCGCTCGACCCGCCCGCCGGCGCGCGCCGCCGCGTGGCGCGCGAGCGGGGCCTGGCGCGACGAGACGCTGTGGGAGGCGTTCGCGGCGACGGTCGCGCGCGCGCCCGCCTGCACGGCACTGATCGAAGACGCGCACCGGCTCGACTTCGCGACCCTCGCCGCGCGCGCGGAGCGGCTCGCCGCCGGCCTCGCCGCGCGCGGCATCGGCGCGGGCGACGTGGTCGCGTTTCAGCTGCCGAACTGGTGGGAGACGGTGGTCGTCTTCTTCGCCGCGGCCCGCCTCGGTGCGACGGCGCAGCCGGTGCTGCCGATCGCGGGCGCGCACGAGCTGCGTTTCATGCTGCGCCAGAGCGGCGCGCGCGCGCTCTTCGTGCCGGGCCGCTGGCGCGACGTCGACCATCGCGCCCTCGTCGCGACGGTCCGCGCCGACCTGCCCGCGCTCGCGCACGTCGTCGTCGTGCGCGACGCACCGTCCGCCGCGATGGAGACGTGGGACGTCGTCGCCGCCGGCGTTGCCGTGGCGCCGTCCCCGCCGCACGATCCCGACGCCGTCGCGCTCCTCATCTATACCTCGGGCACGACGGCCGAGCCGAAGGGCGTGCTGCACACGCACGCGACGCTGCTCGCGGAGGCGCACAGCCTGGGTCCGGTGCACGGCCTCGCTCCCGGCGACGTGACGCTGATGCCGTCGCCGCTGACGCACGTCTCGGGGATCGTGCACGCGATGCTCGTGCCCGCGGCGCTCGGCACGACGGCGGTGCTGATGCCGCGCTGGGATCCGGCGCGGGCGCTCGCGCTGATCGCGGCGGAGCACGTCACCTACATGGTGGGCGCCCCGACCTTCCTGCGCGACCTCGCCTCGCATCCGGCGCTCGCGGACACCGACGTCACGTCCTTCCGCCTCTTCTCGTGCGGCGGCGCCGACGTCGACCCCGCGCTCGTCGCCGAGGCGGCCGCACGCCTCGGCTGCGTCGCGAAGCGCGTCTACGGCTCCACCGAGTTCCCGACGATCACGACCACCGCGCCCGACGACCCGCCCGCGCGCCGCGTCGACTCCGAGGGCCGCGCGATCGGCGCCGCGGAGATGCGCGTCGTCGACGAGGACGGCGCGCCGGTCGCCGCCGGCGCCGAGGGCGAGGTCGTCGCCGTCGGGCCGGAGTGCTTCCTCGGCTATCTCGACGCCACCGCCAACGCCGAGGCCTTCACGCCCGACGGCTGGTTCCGCACCGGCGACCTCGGCGTCGCCGACGCCGACGGCTTCCTGCGCATCACCGGCCGCAAGAAGGACATCCTCATCCGCAAGGGCGAGAACGTGAGCGCGCGCGAGGTCGAGGAGCTGCTCGTCACGCATCCCGCCGTGGCCGAGGCGGCGCTGGTCGGCGTCCCCGACGCTGCCGCGGGCGAGCTGATCGGCGCGGTGCTGCGCCTCCATCCCGGCGCGCCGTCGCCGACGCTCGCGGAGCTCGCGACACATCTGCTCGCTCGCGGTCTGTCGAAGCGCAAGCTGCCCGAGCGGCTCGCGATCGTCGACGCGTTTCCACGCACCGCCAGCGGCAAGATCGTGAAGCGCGCGCTGCGCGACGGCCCGTGGCGCTGA
- a CDS encoding ATP-binding protein, with product MDLVEILERPEGKTLEFKRDLFSPDGALKTIVAFANTSGGTLKHFTLKTKRMTRADLDEFVACYRPGDRNQRQATWSEATPDGRWRPYAHDEILARDKVSLDLFWLRDESLEDSASLPEPHLLAQEIADDLRSALAQIEDVLGDLEQRVDAGASEEA from the coding sequence GTGGACTTGGTCGAGATCCTCGAGCGCCCCGAGGGCAAGACGCTGGAGTTCAAGCGTGACCTGTTCTCCCCGGACGGGGCGCTCAAGACCATCGTCGCCTTCGCCAACACGTCGGGCGGCACGCTCAAGCACTTCACGCTCAAGACCAAGCGCATGACGCGCGCCGACCTCGACGAGTTCGTCGCGTGCTACCGCCCCGGAGATCGGAACCAGCGGCAGGCGACGTGGTCCGAGGCGACGCCGGACGGCCGCTGGCGACCGTACGCCCACGACGAGATCCTCGCCCGCGACAAGGTGAGCCTCGACCTCTTCTGGCTGCGCGACGAGAGCCTGGAGGATTCGGCGAGCCTCCCCGAGCCGCACCTCTTGGCGCAGGAGATCGCCGACGACCTGCGCTCGGCGCTGGCGCAGATCGAGGACGTGCTCGGGGATCTGGAGCAGCGGGTGGATGCCGGCGCCAGCGAGGAGGCATAG